The Acidimicrobiia bacterium genome includes a window with the following:
- a CDS encoding GAF domain-containing sensor histidine kinase: MKRLGPQRMRDLVEAAATVAGQADLAALLRASVATAMDLTGARYGALGVIGDQGGLSEFVHRGIAPKVVVEIGDPPKGHGVLGTITRLGQTVRLDDIADHPDSVGFPENHPPMKAFLGVPVRAGETVFGNLYLTEKDGGFSESDEALVEFLAVTAGAAVSTLRLQERLRRVALQEDRERIARDLHDSLIQDLFAVGLSLQSSLAQLESDPEAVRDRIDSAMDQLDAAIGSLRRFIFDLRPPRWARRDLEADIRLLVADLSRPHRVAVEVDIDPAAAAVDAETTGHLVAIVREALSNALRHARARRITIRVSAEPDRVVAAIADDGEGFDASAARGGLGLGNIARRAAEAGGRHTVESSPGSGTTVRVEMPRSRP, encoded by the coding sequence GTGAAACGCCTCGGGCCGCAGCGCATGCGAGATCTCGTCGAGGCCGCCGCCACGGTCGCCGGGCAGGCGGACCTCGCCGCTCTCCTTCGCGCCAGCGTGGCGACGGCGATGGACCTGACCGGAGCCCGCTACGGGGCCCTCGGTGTCATCGGTGACCAGGGCGGTCTCAGCGAGTTCGTCCATCGCGGCATCGCGCCAAAGGTCGTCGTCGAGATCGGCGACCCACCCAAGGGCCACGGTGTGCTCGGCACCATCACCCGGTTGGGGCAGACGGTCCGCCTCGACGACATCGCCGACCACCCGGACTCGGTCGGCTTCCCGGAGAACCACCCGCCGATGAAGGCGTTCCTCGGCGTGCCGGTTCGCGCCGGCGAGACCGTGTTCGGCAATCTGTATCTGACCGAGAAGGACGGCGGCTTCAGCGAGTCCGATGAGGCCCTCGTCGAGTTCCTCGCGGTCACCGCCGGGGCGGCCGTCTCCACCCTCCGCCTCCAGGAGCGCCTCCGCAGGGTCGCCCTGCAAGAAGACCGGGAGCGAATCGCCCGCGACCTCCACGACTCACTGATCCAGGACCTGTTCGCCGTCGGGCTGAGCCTCCAGTCGTCCCTCGCCCAGCTCGAGAGCGACCCGGAAGCGGTGCGAGATCGGATCGACTCCGCGATGGACCAACTCGACGCGGCGATCGGATCCCTCCGGCGATTCATCTTTGACCTGCGGCCCCCACGCTGGGCCAGACGCGATCTCGAGGCCGACATACGCCTTCTGGTGGCCGATCTGTCACGCCCGCACCGGGTGGCCGTCGAGGTCGACATCGACCCGGCGGCGGCGGCCGTCGACGCGGAGACCACGGGACACCTCGTCGCCATCGTGCGCGAGGCGCTCAGCAACGCGCTCCGCCATGCCCGCGCCCGCCGGATCACGATCCGCGTGTCGGCCGAGCCCGATCGCGTCGTCGCCGCGATCGCGGACGACGGTGAGGGCTTCGACGCGTCGGCGGCCCGAGGTGGGCTCGGCCTGGGCAACATCGCCCGTCGCGCCGCCGAGGCAGGGGGCCGACACACCGTCGAGTCGAGTCCCGGCTCCGGGACCACCGTCCGGGTCGAGATGCCCCGAAGCCGCCCTTAG
- a CDS encoding response regulator transcription factor, giving the protein MVSALRIQLVDDHEVVRQGLKTLIEAEADLEVVGEAGTVDEAIRRVGFDTPDVVVLDVRLPDGTGIEACREIRARWPETRVLMLTSFADDEALFSSIMAGASGYVLKQIKGVDLLDSIRRVGRGESLLDAETTERAFIRLRGESGEDPLLARLSPQERKILDHIAEGMTNRQIADAMFLAEKTVKNYVSNLLAKMDMGRRSEAAAYAARLDAERVHRYPPEEWPT; this is encoded by the coding sequence ATGGTCTCAGCACTCCGGATTCAATTGGTCGATGACCACGAGGTGGTCCGACAGGGCCTCAAGACGCTCATCGAGGCGGAGGCGGATCTCGAGGTGGTCGGCGAGGCCGGAACGGTCGACGAGGCGATCCGGCGCGTCGGATTCGATACGCCCGACGTTGTCGTACTCGATGTACGACTTCCCGATGGGACCGGGATCGAGGCGTGTCGTGAGATTCGGGCCCGCTGGCCCGAGACCCGGGTGCTCATGCTCACGTCCTTCGCCGACGACGAGGCTCTGTTCTCCTCGATCATGGCCGGAGCCTCCGGGTACGTGCTCAAGCAGATCAAGGGTGTCGACCTGCTCGACAGCATCCGTCGCGTCGGCCGCGGTGAGTCCCTCCTCGATGCCGAGACCACCGAGCGGGCGTTCATCAGGCTGCGGGGTGAGAGCGGCGAGGATCCGCTGCTTGCGAGGCTGTCACCGCAGGAACGCAAGATCCTCGACCACATCGCCGAGGGTATGACCAACCGCCAGATCGCCGATGCGATGTTCCTCGCCGAGAAGACCGTGAAGAACTACGTTTCGAACCTGCTCGCCAAAATGGACATGGGCCGTCGCAGCGAGGCAGCCGCCTACGCGGCGCGTCTCGACGCGGAACGAGTCCACCGATACCCACCAGAGGAGTGGCCGACATGA
- the ppdK gene encoding pyruvate, phosphate dikinase: protein MYAYDFDSAAAVGKDLLGGKGHGLATMTALGLPVPPGFTLTTQACLEYLAQGALPDGVWDDTRSALALLETRSERTFGGFDGTPLLLSVRSGSKFSMPGMMDTVLDLGMNDAVHAALVSWTGSEHFAWDAYRRFVQTYGKVVLHIDEARFQEALTGLRDRRGVATDADLTAADLEEATGLFQRVVADSGGSIPADPLEQLRTAVVAVFESWNNKRAREYRRLHDIAQDLGTACNVQMMVFGNLGDDSGTGVCFTRDPATGEAAPYGDYLANAQGEDVVAGIRRTVDLAALAGRHPERHADLLVIMKGLEQHYRDMCDIEFTIEKDRLWILQTRVGKRTAAAAVRMAVEMVDEELIDRDAALRRVDAASLEQMLHPSLKTPIEATPIASGLNASPGAACGRVVFSADKAVEVAAGGTPVVLVRWETTPDDIHGMAVAEGILTSHGGRTSHAAVVARGMGTPAVTGVGGLVVDEEERRFTAGGIVVTEGETITLDGTTGNVYLGELPLARPEFSPELERLLGWADEVRTLGVRANADDGRAASEAVKWGAEGIGLARTEHMFMGERLPIVRNVILGKDVQQSLDDLYRAQVADFEDLLTAMDDRPVVVRLLDPPLHEFLPSLLDLMADRTALETAGQGTAAVDELIAAVHRLEETNPMMGLRGVRLGIVHPELYRIQVRAAIEAVGRRRAAGGHPHLELMIPLVSTVRELAPMRVMIDEETERAGVERLPVGTMIEIPRAALTAAALAEHVDFFSFGTNDLTQMTYGISRDDAQDAFLNTYLREGLLPSDPFVTLDLEGVGRLVESATEEGRKVRPELEVGICGEHGGDPATIAFCHRIGMNYVSCSPLRVPIARLAAAQAALGAGEDTGSV from the coding sequence ATGTACGCCTACGACTTCGACTCCGCAGCGGCGGTCGGCAAGGACCTGCTCGGCGGCAAGGGCCACGGTCTGGCCACGATGACGGCCCTCGGCCTCCCGGTCCCGCCCGGGTTCACCCTGACCACCCAGGCGTGTCTGGAGTACCTGGCGCAGGGAGCGCTGCCCGACGGCGTATGGGATGACACCCGCTCGGCGCTGGCGCTTCTCGAGACGCGGTCGGAAAGGACCTTCGGGGGTTTCGACGGGACGCCGCTGCTTCTCTCGGTGCGGTCCGGTTCCAAGTTCTCGATGCCCGGCATGATGGACACGGTCCTCGACCTCGGCATGAACGACGCCGTTCATGCCGCGCTGGTGTCGTGGACCGGCAGCGAGCACTTTGCCTGGGATGCTTACCGGAGGTTCGTCCAGACCTACGGCAAAGTCGTCCTGCACATCGACGAAGCGAGGTTTCAGGAGGCGCTGACCGGTCTGCGTGATCGCCGTGGGGTCGCCACCGATGCCGACCTGACTGCCGCCGACCTCGAGGAGGCGACCGGGCTCTTCCAACGGGTCGTCGCCGACAGCGGAGGGTCGATACCCGCCGACCCCCTCGAACAGCTCAGGACCGCGGTCGTCGCCGTCTTCGAGTCTTGGAACAACAAGCGGGCACGCGAGTACCGCCGCCTCCACGATATCGCCCAGGACCTCGGGACCGCCTGCAACGTGCAGATGATGGTGTTCGGGAACCTCGGCGACGACTCCGGGACCGGCGTCTGTTTCACCCGCGACCCGGCTACCGGCGAAGCGGCCCCATACGGCGACTACCTGGCCAACGCTCAGGGCGAGGACGTGGTCGCTGGCATCCGCCGCACCGTGGATCTCGCCGCACTCGCCGGTCGACATCCCGAGCGGCATGCAGACCTCCTCGTCATCATGAAGGGACTCGAACAGCACTACCGGGACATGTGCGATATCGAGTTCACCATCGAGAAGGACCGCCTGTGGATCCTGCAGACCCGGGTGGGAAAGCGCACCGCAGCCGCCGCAGTACGGATGGCTGTCGAGATGGTGGATGAAGAGCTCATCGACCGGGACGCCGCGCTACGACGCGTCGACGCCGCGTCTCTCGAGCAGATGCTTCACCCCAGCCTGAAGACGCCGATCGAGGCCACCCCGATCGCCTCGGGACTCAACGCGTCCCCGGGTGCGGCGTGCGGCCGAGTGGTGTTCAGTGCCGACAAGGCGGTGGAGGTTGCAGCCGGTGGCACGCCGGTAGTCCTCGTCCGCTGGGAGACCACCCCGGACGACATCCACGGGATGGCTGTAGCCGAAGGGATCCTCACCAGCCATGGGGGTCGTACCAGCCATGCCGCCGTCGTGGCTCGCGGTATGGGCACTCCCGCGGTGACCGGTGTGGGCGGCCTCGTCGTGGACGAGGAGGAGCGCCGCTTCACCGCCGGGGGTATCGTCGTCACCGAAGGCGAGACGATCACCCTCGACGGCACGACCGGCAACGTCTACCTGGGCGAACTCCCCCTGGCCCGCCCCGAATTCAGCCCGGAACTGGAGCGGTTGCTGGGCTGGGCCGATGAGGTGAGGACCCTCGGGGTGAGAGCCAACGCCGACGACGGGCGCGCCGCGAGCGAAGCGGTCAAGTGGGGCGCCGAAGGGATCGGCCTCGCCCGCACCGAGCACATGTTCATGGGTGAGCGTCTGCCGATCGTCCGCAACGTGATCCTCGGCAAGGACGTACAACAGTCGCTCGACGACCTCTATCGGGCGCAGGTCGCCGACTTCGAGGACCTGCTCACGGCGATGGACGACCGACCGGTCGTGGTCAGACTCCTCGACCCCCCGCTCCACGAGTTCCTGCCGTCCCTCCTCGATCTGATGGCCGATCGGACCGCCCTCGAGACAGCCGGCCAGGGCACCGCCGCCGTGGACGAGCTCATCGCCGCGGTTCACCGCCTCGAAGAGACGAATCCGATGATGGGCCTGCGCGGTGTTCGCCTCGGCATCGTCCACCCGGAGCTCTATCGCATCCAGGTTCGTGCGGCGATCGAGGCCGTTGGACGGCGCCGTGCGGCGGGAGGCCACCCACATCTCGAGCTGATGATCCCGCTGGTGTCCACCGTCCGCGAGCTGGCGCCGATGCGAGTGATGATCGACGAGGAGACCGAACGCGCCGGGGTCGAACGCCTACCCGTTGGGACGATGATCGAGATCCCGCGTGCCGCTCTGACCGCGGCCGCTCTTGCCGAGCACGTCGACTTCTTCTCGTTCGGCACCAACGATCTCACCCAGATGACCTATGGCATCAGCCGCGACGACGCCCAGGACGCCTTCCTCAACACCTACCTGCGCGAAGGCCTACTCCCCTCGGATCCTTTCGTAACCCTCGACCTCGAAGGCGTCGGCCGTCTTGTCGAGTCGGCGACCGAGGAGGGCAGGAAGGTCCGTCCCGAACTCGAGGTCGGCATCTGCGGCGAGCATGGCGGTGACCCGGCGACAATCGCCTTCTGTCATCGCATCGGCATGAACTACGTGTCCTGCAGCCCGCTGCGCGTGCCGATCGCCCGCCTCGCCGCCGCTCAGGCCGCGCTCGGGGCCGGGGAGGACACCGGCTCCGTCTAG
- a CDS encoding GNAT family N-acetyltransferase, with translation MVPTPAGHEFHVVLRDGGLAHIRPVRPDDTGSLAALLTRLGTDGADDRMRQLLGDRPAVALTEVDYEQSMTFVVDVGGAVVGVGRYDVASDAPGAAEVAVAIEDDHQGRGIGTQLLMHLSAYAAGMGITAFRAFVRRDNYAMMRVFRNSGFHMTRDLDEGVYRVEFPVELTGEVVRRSGEREQLAVAASLMPIFYPNGVAIVGASRSERSIGGRLLRNLVRGGFSGTVYPVNPNATSVGSIKAYASVLDIPDPVDLAVIVVPAAHVLDVVRECATKGVRGLVVISAGFSETGQKGGERERELLRIVRDAGMRMVGPNCMGLLNTDPAVRLDVTFAPTFPPQGNVGMSSQSGALGIAILDQARRLDIGISTFVSVGNKADVSANDLLLYWEGDPATDVIVLYLESFGNPRRFARIARRIARTKPIVAVKSGRTLAGARAASSHTGALASVEVAVAALFRQAGVIRTETMAELFDVTALLANQPLPAGARVGLITNAGGPAILGVDMLSSEGLEVPEFSEELQARLREPLSDDAAVRNPVDMIASAGPEEYRQTVRVLLESDEVDSVIVVFIPTTPGGLGPVQKAVDEAVAAGAGGKTVLAVYMEADVDSMPRPGEASTRVPVYPFPEPAARALAKAHRYAAWRARPEGELVRFDDVDPDAARAVVAGALQRDGDDGVWLDPPEADALLDAYGIHRARAAVAASETDAVARAEEIGGPVAVKVLAPSALHKSDVGGIVLGVEGADEVAAAYRQVTGVVAAADGALIQEFVPGGHEVIVGMTEDPSFGPLLAFGLGGVFVELIGDVAFRIHPITDVDATEMIAEVKSARILEGYRGGEAGDVVALGEMLLRLSQLIEDVPEIAEMDLNPVKVLGPGSGLRVVDARVRVRAVASSWLPARRDLPASERVSR, from the coding sequence ATGGTCCCCACTCCGGCAGGCCACGAGTTCCATGTCGTATTGCGCGACGGCGGTCTGGCGCACATACGCCCGGTCCGGCCGGACGATACCGGATCGCTCGCTGCCCTGCTGACACGGCTGGGTACCGATGGCGCCGACGACCGGATGCGGCAACTGCTCGGCGACCGCCCCGCCGTCGCGCTCACTGAGGTCGATTACGAGCAGTCGATGACCTTCGTGGTCGACGTGGGCGGTGCTGTGGTCGGCGTGGGACGGTACGACGTCGCCTCCGATGCACCGGGAGCCGCTGAGGTTGCTGTGGCGATCGAGGATGACCATCAGGGTCGCGGCATCGGAACCCAACTGCTCATGCACCTCTCCGCCTACGCCGCCGGTATGGGCATCACCGCCTTTCGCGCCTTCGTGCGCCGGGACAACTACGCCATGATGCGGGTGTTCCGCAACTCGGGTTTCCACATGACCCGGGACCTCGACGAAGGGGTGTACCGGGTCGAGTTCCCCGTCGAGCTCACCGGCGAGGTGGTGCGGCGGTCGGGTGAGCGTGAGCAGCTGGCCGTGGCCGCCTCGCTGATGCCGATCTTCTATCCGAACGGCGTCGCCATCGTCGGTGCCAGCCGTTCGGAGCGATCGATCGGGGGTCGGTTGCTGCGCAACCTGGTGCGCGGGGGCTTCTCGGGCACCGTCTATCCGGTCAACCCCAATGCGACCTCGGTGGGATCTATCAAGGCGTATGCCTCGGTGCTCGACATCCCCGATCCCGTCGATCTCGCCGTCATCGTCGTCCCGGCTGCCCATGTCCTCGACGTGGTCCGTGAGTGTGCCACCAAGGGCGTGCGGGGGCTCGTGGTCATCTCGGCGGGGTTCAGCGAGACCGGCCAGAAGGGCGGAGAACGCGAACGGGAACTGCTGCGGATCGTTCGCGACGCCGGTATGCGAATGGTCGGCCCGAACTGCATGGGGCTGCTGAACACCGATCCGGCGGTGCGCCTCGATGTGACCTTCGCTCCAACGTTCCCGCCGCAGGGCAACGTCGGCATGTCGAGTCAGTCGGGGGCCCTGGGCATCGCCATCCTGGACCAGGCGAGGCGGTTGGACATCGGGATCTCGACGTTCGTGTCGGTCGGCAACAAGGCGGACGTCAGCGCCAACGATCTGCTCCTGTACTGGGAGGGAGACCCGGCCACCGATGTGATCGTGCTCTACCTCGAATCGTTCGGGAACCCGCGCCGGTTCGCTCGTATCGCCCGTCGGATCGCCAGGACCAAGCCGATCGTCGCCGTGAAGTCAGGGCGGACGCTCGCCGGCGCCCGGGCGGCGAGCAGTCACACGGGTGCCCTCGCCAGCGTCGAGGTGGCGGTGGCAGCGCTGTTCAGGCAGGCGGGTGTCATCCGTACCGAGACGATGGCCGAACTCTTCGATGTCACAGCCCTTCTGGCCAACCAGCCGTTGCCGGCCGGAGCCCGGGTGGGTCTGATCACCAATGCCGGAGGTCCCGCGATTCTGGGCGTCGACATGCTGTCGAGCGAGGGTCTCGAGGTACCCGAGTTCTCCGAGGAACTCCAGGCGAGACTGCGCGAACCGCTTTCCGACGACGCCGCGGTTCGCAACCCGGTCGACATGATCGCCTCGGCCGGGCCGGAGGAGTACCGACAGACGGTGCGGGTACTGCTCGAGTCCGACGAGGTCGACTCGGTCATCGTGGTCTTCATCCCCACCACGCCCGGTGGGTTGGGTCCGGTGCAGAAGGCCGTGGACGAGGCGGTCGCCGCCGGGGCCGGGGGCAAGACCGTCCTGGCGGTGTACATGGAAGCCGATGTCGACTCGATGCCGCGCCCCGGGGAGGCCTCGACCCGTGTGCCGGTTTACCCGTTCCCTGAGCCGGCAGCGCGTGCCCTGGCCAAGGCCCATCGGTACGCGGCCTGGCGAGCCAGGCCCGAGGGAGAACTCGTGCGCTTCGACGACGTGGACCCGGACGCTGCTCGGGCGGTGGTGGCGGGGGCTCTCCAGCGCGACGGCGACGACGGCGTGTGGCTCGACCCGCCCGAAGCCGATGCGCTGCTGGACGCCTACGGCATCCACCGGGCGCGAGCCGCGGTGGCGGCGTCGGAAACCGATGCGGTCGCCCGCGCTGAGGAGATCGGCGGACCGGTGGCGGTGAAGGTGTTGGCGCCGAGTGCGCTCCACAAGAGCGATGTCGGAGGGATCGTGCTCGGTGTGGAGGGAGCCGACGAGGTGGCGGCGGCATATCGACAGGTGACCGGTGTGGTCGCCGCCGCCGACGGTGCCCTCATCCAGGAGTTCGTTCCCGGAGGTCACGAGGTCATCGTCGGCATGACCGAGGATCCATCGTTTGGCCCGCTCCTCGCCTTCGGGCTCGGTGGTGTCTTCGTCGAGTTGATCGGCGACGTCGCCTTCCGCATCCATCCGATCACCGATGTGGATGCCACTGAGATGATCGCCGAGGTCAAGTCAGCCCGGATCCTCGAGGGCTATCGCGGTGGCGAGGCCGGAGACGTCGTCGCCCTTGGCGAGATGCTGCTGCGCCTCAGTCAGCTGATCGAGGACGTACCCGAGATCGCCGAGATGGACCTCAACCCGGTCAAGGTGCTCGGGCCGGGAAGCGGGCTGCGTGTGGTGGACGCCCGCGTGCGGGTCCGTGCGGTGGCTTCGTCGTGGCTTCCGGCTCGCCGCGACCTGCCGGCATCAGAGCGAGTGTCCCGCTAG
- a CDS encoding CBS domain-containing protein has protein sequence MNVLDLMTTDPVTTTPDASLKEAARLMIDNQVSGLPVLDGGKLVGIVTEGDYLRREADREQPYRLSLLQALFGGGDGEHEVEKVSDVMTTKVHSIAAEATISEAARVMAKRNIKRLPVVDGDGALMGVISRADIVNAFTKPDEVIEDEIREDVAVRLLFLDRDAIGVDVNDGIVTLSGRLENRIEAHLFEELTKRVAGVVRVESKLEFEVDDERIGKRYPPLVS, from the coding sequence ATGAACGTCCTCGACCTGATGACAACCGATCCGGTCACCACCACGCCCGACGCCAGCCTCAAGGAGGCGGCGCGTCTCATGATTGACAACCAGGTGAGTGGGCTCCCCGTGCTCGACGGCGGCAAGCTCGTCGGGATCGTGACCGAGGGCGACTACCTCCGCCGGGAAGCAGACCGGGAGCAGCCCTACCGGCTGTCGCTCCTCCAGGCACTCTTCGGCGGGGGCGACGGTGAGCACGAGGTAGAGAAAGTGTCCGACGTCATGACGACCAAGGTCCACAGCATCGCCGCCGAGGCCACGATCAGTGAAGCGGCTCGGGTGATGGCCAAGCGCAACATCAAGCGACTCCCTGTGGTCGACGGAGACGGTGCGCTCATGGGTGTGATCAGCCGGGCGGACATCGTCAACGCCTTCACCAAGCCCGACGAGGTGATCGAGGACGAGATCCGTGAGGACGTGGCCGTACGGCTGCTCTTCCTCGACCGCGACGCGATCGGGGTCGATGTGAACGACGGCATCGTCACCCTGAGCGGTCGCCTCGAGAACCGAATCGAGGCTCACCTGTTCGAGGAGCTGACGAAGAGGGTTGCCGGCGTGGTCAGGGTGGAGAGCAAGCTCGAGTTCGAAGTCGACGACGAGCGGATCGGCAAGCGGTATCCGCCACTGGTTTCGTAG
- a CDS encoding universal stress protein produces the protein MKILVGVDESDMSKHTIRRALRLAEQLDAELEVAHAAYIPATVLAAMGGVPLNMEDIVAGQRRSVWAGLDSVLGEAKVPVSRVDLDGYPPDALSDYASTSGADLIVVGTRGRGPIASMVLGSTSHRIVNNAPCDVLVVRSQEEH, from the coding sequence ATGAAGATCCTCGTAGGCGTAGACGAAAGCGACATGAGCAAGCACACGATTCGGCGCGCGCTGCGGCTCGCCGAGCAACTCGACGCGGAACTGGAGGTGGCGCACGCCGCCTACATACCCGCCACGGTGCTCGCCGCCATGGGCGGGGTCCCCCTGAACATGGAGGACATCGTCGCCGGGCAGCGGCGGTCCGTGTGGGCCGGCCTCGATTCCGTGCTCGGGGAGGCGAAGGTGCCCGTTAGCCGCGTCGACCTCGACGGCTATCCGCCCGACGCACTCAGCGACTATGCCAGCACTTCAGGAGCCGACCTCATCGTGGTCGGCACCCGGGGTCGCGGTCCGATAGCTTCGATGGTGCTCGGGAGCACCAGCCACCGGATCGTGAACAATGCTCCCTGTGACGTCCTCGTCGTTCGTTCCCAGGAGGAGCACTGA
- a CDS encoding ATP-binding protein, translating into MDDKERRQPTSSGTMTTTNADQTAFQRVAHELRTPLTSVLGLLSLLEDGSLRIDDDEARELASLGRQEAEQMLDLVDGLVVGAKIARGALDPTIEAIDLQALTHEVLRRFPDVASRTFIPIDRTAVAHSDGRLVRQILTNLFQNVQRYAPDGAVEVRFEHDGDAVTVHVSDSGPGIAAADAERVFSDPGPSPGLGVGLGLSRDLARLLQGDLVVAAEPLGTGATLSLTLPRSRSEATPIRNEERQSGAVTLPAGPQMLVAVTHLLTERDLDRMVAGIHRILSEHLDAESGRLLVRDRNGEIQFAGGRGHGAEAPAPTTALTRRVLDRGEPELISDLENADLDWYLQLGSPVGLFLPIHGPDDEDTVIGLLAVGLAEDTLSPRALEIATAMARLAGLALERARLSADADYERRLRSSVLEALPIAVSVFTGDPPRVVDMNRRERQLLGIEHNDQRPSNLAVSQRTFDVRFADGTPLDLTNSPVAKTIASGESTGPFFVRVTRADGSQVLTRTYCAPFFDKHGCVIGAAVTAEEVDESEAGPATSI; encoded by the coding sequence ATGGATGACAAGGAGCGACGTCAGCCGACGTCGTCCGGCACGATGACAACCACCAACGCCGACCAGACTGCCTTCCAGCGGGTGGCGCACGAGTTGCGCACGCCGCTCACCTCCGTGCTCGGCCTGCTCAGCCTGCTCGAAGACGGTTCGCTCCGGATCGACGACGACGAGGCCCGAGAACTGGCTTCGCTCGGTAGACAAGAAGCCGAGCAGATGCTCGACCTCGTCGACGGCCTGGTGGTGGGCGCCAAGATCGCCCGCGGCGCCCTCGACCCGACGATCGAGGCGATCGACCTCCAGGCACTCACGCACGAGGTGCTACGACGATTCCCCGACGTGGCATCCCGGACCTTCATCCCCATCGACCGCACGGCGGTGGCTCACTCCGACGGTCGATTGGTCAGGCAGATCCTCACCAATCTGTTCCAGAACGTCCAACGCTACGCCCCCGACGGCGCGGTCGAAGTTCGGTTCGAGCACGACGGCGACGCCGTCACCGTGCACGTGTCCGACAGCGGTCCCGGCATCGCCGCTGCCGACGCCGAGCGCGTGTTCTCCGACCCGGGCCCGTCGCCGGGCCTCGGTGTCGGACTCGGCCTGAGCCGCGACCTGGCCCGCCTGCTCCAGGGTGACCTGGTGGTCGCCGCCGAGCCGCTCGGGACGGGAGCCACGCTCAGCCTGACCCTCCCACGGTCGCGCTCGGAGGCAACCCCCATCCGAAACGAGGAACGGCAGAGTGGAGCCGTCACACTGCCCGCTGGCCCCCAGATGCTCGTCGCGGTCACCCACCTGCTCACCGAGCGCGACCTCGATCGGATGGTGGCCGGGATCCACCGGATCCTGTCCGAGCATCTGGACGCCGAGTCGGGTCGCCTGTTGGTCAGGGACCGCAACGGCGAGATCCAATTCGCCGGCGGCCGGGGACATGGTGCAGAAGCGCCCGCCCCGACCACCGCGCTCACCCGACGCGTGCTCGACCGCGGTGAGCCCGAACTGATCAGCGACCTGGAGAACGCCGACCTCGACTGGTACCTCCAGTTGGGGAGTCCCGTCGGCCTCTTCCTGCCGATCCACGGGCCGGACGACGAGGACACCGTCATCGGCCTGCTCGCCGTCGGACTCGCCGAGGACACGCTGTCACCCCGAGCCCTCGAGATCGCCACCGCCATGGCTCGCCTCGCCGGACTCGCCCTGGAGCGGGCGCGCCTCAGCGCCGATGCCGACTACGAGCGTCGGCTCCGATCGAGTGTGCTGGAGGCACTACCGATCGCGGTGTCGGTGTTCACCGGCGACCCGCCCCGGGTCGTAGACATGAACAGACGGGAACGACAGCTGCTCGGCATCGAACACAATGATCAGCGGCCGTCCAACCTTGCGGTCAGCCAGAGAACCTTCGACGTACGGTTCGCCGACGGCACGCCACTCGACCTGACGAACTCGCCGGTGGCGAAGACGATCGCCTCGGGAGAGTCGACCGGACCGTTCTTCGTCAGAGTGACGCGGGCCGACGGATCTCAGGTGCTGACCCGCACCTACTGCGCCCCGTTCTTCGACAAGCACGGCTGCGTCATCGGCGCCGCGGTGACCGCCGAGGAGGTCGACGAGAGCGAAGCTGGCCCCGCCACGTCGATCTAG